The following DNA comes from Pseudomonas marginalis.
GGACTCAATGACACCGGTCAGTCGCTTATCAAGGGTCGCATACGAGCTTTCAACATCCTGATACCTATTGAACCAATAAAGCACTTCCAGTCGGCTCTTTTCAAGCCGTTGCATCAGAATGGTCTTGGGATCTTGCTTCTTCTCAGCTTTGACCTTCTGAACCATCACCTCAACGAGGCGGCTTTCCTTGATGGCCTCAAGCTTCTCCATCGGCCACCCCCGCATCCTGATGGTATTGCGATGGATCCCTGTGATGCGACTAAGCTCAGCAACCGTAGGCTTCAGCGATTTATCGGAGGCAATCTGGAGTATGCCTTCGGCTAGCTGCTCGGTATTTTTCTCGAAGTCGAGCTTATTCCGAGAATCAAAAGCCTGGGTGGTCATAGCTCAACCTCTTCTCCCAGATACTCCAGGACTCCTTTAGCTTCCTCCATCGCAGCACGAAGCTCCTCTTCCGTGCTCGCGGACGACGGGGAGCTCAATGCAAGGCTGTTCGAGACATAGATTTCTCGCCACTTAGGCGCATGCACTTTGGTGACGACAGCGTTCTTACAGCGATTAGGGTTGCAGCGCAAAGTCCCGATGCAAGGCAGGGAGTCGTCGTGAGCCTCCCGCTGACCGCCATAGCAAAACCCTTGCCCAACGTTGATGATCGCCAAGCGTTTCTTTGCCATTTGAGCAATGACCTGTTCTTTCGTGTACCCAGCGGCCATGTAGCCGTCGAATACCTTTTTCATCCGAGCTTTATGGCTCTCGGCATTAGGCCCGGCGTAGTTGCCATCAGGATCGCAGTAGCTTGTGATGTACTCCTCCTCAGCTACCTGACTAGGCGTCTTGCCACCAGATCGGCCACCCTTTGAAAGGATCTCCGCAATTGCGCCGTACCCGAGCGAAACGGCGCTGAACGATTGGTTTTGTCCTGCTCCACCGATAAGGTCACCAAAATGCTTCAACTGGTGTGAAATGAACGGGAGGCCAAGCTCAGCCCTTGCCATTTGGTAAGCCAATGTGTGCCGTAAGGTGTAGGGCGAAAACTCAAGAGACTCAAACTCTTCGCCCGTCAGGATCTCCTTAAAGAAGGAACTGAACTGAACTGAGATCCCAACTGAGCTCATAGAGGCCGGCTCCGCTCCCTGAGCGACCGTGTCCACATTTGAAAACAGATACGGGTTCTGTTTGACCTTGGCGATCAGGCAGGCCGCACGAATGGCGTCGCGCACGATAGGAATTGCGACCCATTTGTCATCAAACAACTTGGCAAGTCCTTGACGGTGTTTTACCACGTTGCTGATGAGCAGCCAGTAGTCATTCTCTTTTTCCATGCAGGACTCCACCAAGATCTCAGAGAGCTCGGAGGGTCGCATTCCCGTGTACTGCGCCACGAGATAGCACGCACTGTAAGAAATAAAGTTGATGTACCGACGAAACTCATCATCCAGGGGCACTTGGGTAAGCTTAAGCAA
Coding sequences within:
- a CDS encoding tyrosine-type recombinase/integrase produces the protein MSESIIPEFAAFKKWRMAAHGLLLGLQKDVGESSAVPVEALSWYNALLALPVSKTSDLGDPIWDFNEDYPNAARNIQGAKLRLDFGSFPLVNQSAVLEVKVAMYCWLKMPASLQSLTSSARNIKANTAISCFKAGLSFVNTMSGQAREILTDEFFEVGYHGLSYFDAGMYCTAALVHPHVFGPELQRFFTAIRSPFLLEQIFDKPLPYVELDSLPWAKVLKRVDESQKTYRILPNDVFEKASREASFAVVDFLSVLGEPVNDLIALTRQNAKGYSSAKSQRLTPYNYDLYVALRLRRKGYDSSAMGAAIGAVRPDFLSGNRQHDFKAPETLLKLTQVPLDDEFRRYINFISYSACYLVAQYTGMRPSELSEILVESCMEKENDYWLLISNVVKHRQGLAKLFDDKWVAIPIVRDAIRAACLIAKVKQNPYLFSNVDTVAQGAEPASMSSVGISVQFSSFFKEILTGEEFESLEFSPYTLRHTLAYQMARAELGLPFISHQLKHFGDLIGGAGQNQSFSAVSLGYGAIAEILSKGGRSGGKTPSQVAEEEYITSYCDPDGNYAGPNAESHKARMKKVFDGYMAAGYTKEQVIAQMAKKRLAIINVGQGFCYGGQREAHDDSLPCIGTLRCNPNRCKNAVVTKVHAPKWREIYVSNSLALSSPSSASTEEELRAAMEEAKGVLEYLGEEVEL